One stretch of Arachis hypogaea cultivar Tifrunner chromosome 20, arahy.Tifrunner.gnm2.J5K5, whole genome shotgun sequence DNA includes these proteins:
- the LOC112783794 gene encoding WAT1-related protein At3g30340: MRNCDEWKPFVVMVAIDFCFAAVNIILKKVLEEGMNHLVFITYRLSIATILLAPIGYFRERNSRPRLTFRVLCYIFFSAIVGASVTQYFFLLGIQYTSATFPCAFINMVPVITFIMALPFGLESVKIKCKSGRAKILGTLVCIGGALLLTLYKGKALFNYSSATSIAKTGTSSSSSSGRWTIGVVALILGTLFWSSWYIVQSSISKRFPCQYSSTAMMTFFGAIQAAFISFSIQHHDFSIWVLKGKLPIIAVLFSGMIGSGLCFVGMSWCVKKRGPVFTAAFSPLVQIMAAMIDIPILHEQLHLGSVLGSMLVMMGLYILLWGKSKEIQNCVIKLVQDSEQSQQTKEQDPEIQEATVSCDYQCH, translated from the exons ATGAGGAATTGTGATGAATGGAAACCTTTTGTAGTAATGGTAGCAATTGATTTTTGTTTTGCAGCAGTGAATATTATTCTCAAGAAAGTTCTTGAAGAAGGAATGAACCATTTGGTTTTTATTACATACCGTTTATCAATTGCTACCATTCTCTTAGCTCCAATCGGATACTTTAGGGAAAG AAACAGTAGGCCAAGGCTCACATTTCGAGTTCTATGTTACATCTTCTTCAGTGCTATTGTGGG GGCATCAGTGACACAATATTTCTTCCTGCTGGGGATCCAATATACTTCTGCTACCTTTCCTTGTGCATTCATCAACATGGTGCCTGTGATCACGTTCATTATGGCATTACCATTCGG GTTAGAGAGTGTGAAGATCAAGTGCAAGAGTGGGAGAGCGAAGATTCTTGGGACATTGGTGTGCATAGGGGGTGCATTGTTGTTGACACTCTATAAAGGAAAGGCCTTGTTTAACtattcttctgcaacttctataGCAAAGACTGGAacaagtagtagtagtagtagtggaAGATGGACTATTGGTGTTGTGGCTTTGATTCTTGGAACACTGTTTTGGTCATCTTGGTATATAGTACAATCAAGCATAAGCAAGAGGTTCCCATGTCAATACTCAAGTACAGCCATGATGACCTTCTTTGGAGCCATTCAAGCAGCTTTCATAAGCTTCTCCATTCAACACCATGATTTCTCCATTTGGGTTCTCAAGGGAAAGCTTCCAATAATTGCTGTTCTCTTCTCT GGGATGATTGGATCAGGATTGTGTTTTGTGGGGATGTCATGGTGTGTGAAGAAGAGGGGTCCAGTGTTCACTGCAGCATTCAGCCCTCTTGTTCAGATCATGGCTGCCATGATTGATATCCCTATCTTGCATGAGCAACTACATCTTGGAAG TGTCTTGGGATCGATGTTGGTGATGATGGGATTATACATTCTTCTGTGGGGTAAGAGCAAGGAGATTCAGAATTGTGTCATCAAGTTAGTCCAAGACTCTGAACAAAGTCAACAAACCAAGGAACAAGATCCGGAAATACAAGAAGCTACGGTTTCTTGTGATTACCAGTGTCACTAA
- the LOC140182767 gene encoding heavy metal-associated isoprenylated plant protein 8-like: MKKKGGQSDKAVVVKAFIHCDGCSDKVSRCLRGLEGVENIVIDRENNKVTVKGEVVKDPLKPIIKTVMLKMYIYCDGCENDIKRKIEKMEGVVSVALDKEKSQVTVKGTMEKDQLVAYVKKQLKKHAYIINVDDNEKENKNNEKCQNPEIIFSYPPQYSAQHTYPNQTFSDENPFACSIM, translated from the exons atgaaaaaaaagggAGGACAATCAGACAAGGCAGTGGTGGTGAAAGCATTCATACATTGTGACGGTTGCTCAGATAAAGTTTCTAGGTGTTTGAGAGGTCTTGAAG GAGTGGAAAATATTGTGATTGATAGAGAAAATAACAAGGTCACTGTGAAAGGAGAAGTGGTGAAAGATCCTTTGAAG CCTATAATAAAAACTGTGATGCTTAAGATGTATATATATTGTGATGGCTGTGAAAATGATATCAAGAGAAAAATTGAGAAAATGGAAG GTGTTGTTTCTGTAGCATTGGACAAGGAAAAGTCACAAGTCACTGTTAAAGGAACAATGGAAAAAGACCAGCTTGTAGCATACGTTAAGAAGCAACTGAAAAAGCATGCATATATTATAAATGTAGacgataatgaaaaagaaaataaaaacaacgaGAAATGCCAAAATCCCGAAATTATATTTAGTTACCCTCCCCAATACTCTGCACAACATACTTATCCCAATCaaactttcagtgatgaaaatcCCTTTGCATGTTCAATCATGTAA
- the LOC112784924 gene encoding uncharacterized protein, protein MPSSESAAKPPNQSSLDREIREMVSAITNRVTDFQKSGSTHHHHSATHDDDDHGVRIITLAGTNDGATLKGELDEKSPGKAASSHHQHHRDHGVEAEPLSTYVNSNFQAINNSMMLGGSFHANDPGVHLDISDFTDPIPHHNNKHGKKGKKKEKEGSKSDLHSE, encoded by the coding sequence ATGCCTTCATCAGAATCTGCAGCTAAGCCACCAAACCAATCTTCTCTTGACAGAGAAATCAGGGAGATGGTATCTGCCATCACTAACCGTGTAACTGATTTCCAAAAATCAGGTTCAACCCACCACCACCATTCTGCCACCCACGACGACGACGACCACGGCGTCAGAATCATCACGCTCGCCGGAACCAACGACGGAGCCACCCTCAAAGGTGAGTTGGACGAAAAGTCACCCGGAAAAGCTGcttcttctcatcatcaacaTCATCGTGATCATGGTGTTGAAGCAGAGCCACTGAGCACTTATGTCAACAGCAACTTCCAAGCCATCAACAACTCTATGATGCTTGGCGGTAGCTTCCATGCAAATGATCCTGGTGTGCATTTGGATATCTCAGATTTCACTGACCCTATTCCTCATCATAATAATAAGCATGGCAAGAAGggcaagaagaaagagaaagaaggttCCAAGAGTGACCTTCATTCTGAATGA
- the LOC112784381 gene encoding uncharacterized protein, whose protein sequence is MILVAIVAEVLEEYTALLARVVEQVFRSAPVPRRVRFLILHSLPFTSSHPRTVH, encoded by the coding sequence ATGATACTGGTGGCGATCGTCGCGGAGGTGCTGGAGGAGTATACGGCGTTGCTGGCTCGCGTGGTGGAGCAGGTGTTCCGTTCAGCGCCTGTTCCCCGGCGGGTTCGCTTTCTCATCCTCCATAGTCTTCCATTCACTTCTTCTCATCCGAGGACGGTTCACTGA